One window of the Yamadazyma tenuis chromosome 6, complete sequence genome contains the following:
- the PMA1 gene encoding plasma membrane H+-ATPase (EggNog:ENOG503NUFA; COG:P) produces the protein MSAATEPTKEKVDKALSDDEDEDIDQLIEDLQSVKAGLEESDDEVDEGSFKAVPDELLQTDPSTGLTADEVNKRRRKYGLNQLADESENMFVKFIMFFVGPIQFVMEAAAVLAAGLEDWVDFGVICGLLMLNAAVGFIQEYQAGSIVEELKKSLANTAFVIRDGSLVEVQSSEIVPGDILQLEDGTVIPADGRIVSEDCFLQVDQSAITGESMAVDKKHGDACYSSSTVKTGEAFMIVSATGDSTFVGRAAALVNKASAGTGHFTEVLNSIGTILLVLVIVTLLVVWTACFYRSVRIVQILRHTLAITIVGVPVGLPAVVTTTMAVGAAYLAKKQAIVQKLSAIESLAGVEILCSDKTGTLTKNKLSLHEPYTVEGVEADDLMLTACLAASRKKKGLDAIDKAFLKSLISYPRAKNALTKYKVLEFQPFDPVSKKVTAIVESPEGERIVCVKGAPLFVLKTVEDDHPIPEDIHENYQNTVAEFASRGFRSLGVARKRGEGHWEILGIMPCMDPPRDDTAATVNEARSLGLRVKMLTGDAVGIAKETCRQLGLGTNIYDADRLGLSGGGDLAGSEIADFVENADGFAEVFPQHKYNAVEILQSRGYLVAMTGDGVNDAPSLKKADTGIAVEGATDAARSAADIVFLAPGLSAIIDALKTSRQIFHRMYSYVVYRIALSLHLEIFLGLWIAILNDSLDINLIVFIAIFADVATLAIAYDNAPYDPKPVKWNTPRLWGMSIILGIILAVGTWITLTTMFMKKNGEIHGIIQNWGAIDGILFLQISLTENWLIFITRAQGPFWSSVPSWQLSGAVLIVDIIATMFTLFGWWSPRWTDIVTVVRTWIWSFGVFCVMGGAYYLMSESSAFDDFCNRRKTKPTHDSRAFEDFLVSMQRVSTQHEKST, from the coding sequence CCCTTCTACCGGTTTGACTGCTGATGAAGTGaacaagagaagaagaaagtaCGGTTTGAACCAGTTGGCTGATGAGTCTGAAAACATGTTTGTTAAATTCATCATGTTTTTCGTCGGTCCAATTCAATTCGTTATGGAAGCCGCTGCTGTTTTGGCTGCTGGTTTGGAAGATTGGGTTGATTTCGGTGTGATTTGTGgtttgttgatgttgaacgCCGCCGTTGGTTTCATTCAAGAATACCAAGCCGGTTCTATTGTcgaagaattgaagaagtcttTGGCTAACACTGCTTTTGTTATCAGAGATGGCTCCTTGGTTGAGGTGCAATCTTCTGAAATTGTGCCTGGTgatattttgcaattggAAGACGGTACCGTTATTCCAGCCGATGGTAGAATTGTGTCTGAAGACTGTTTCTTGCAAGTTGATCAATCTGCTATCACTGGTGAATCTATGGCTGTTGACAAGAAGCACGGTGATGCTTGttactcttcttccaccgTGAAGACCGGTGAAGCTTTCATGATTGTTTCTGCTACCGGTGACTCCACCTTTGTCGGTAGAGCCGCCGCTTTGGTTAACAAGGCTTCTGCTGGTACTGGTCACTTCACTGAAGTGTTGAACAGTATCGGTacgattttgttggttttggttATCGTTACTTTGTTGGTCGTGTGGACCGCCTGTTTCTACAGATCCGTGAGAATCGTGCAGATTTTGAGACACACTTtggccatcaccattgTGGGTGTGCCAGTTGGTTTGCCAGCTGttgtcaccaccaccatggCCGTCGGTGCTGCTTACTTGGCTAAGAAACAAGCtattgttcaaaaattgTCTGCCATTGAATCTTTGGCTGGTGTCGAAATCTTGTGTTCCGATAAAACCGGTACCTTGaccaagaacaagttgtctTTACACGAACCTTACActgttgaaggtgttgaagccGATGACTTGATGTTGACTGCTTGTTTGGCTGCCTCtagaaagaagaagggtTTGGATGCTATTGATAAGGctttcttgaagtctttgatcTCGTACCCAAGAGCTAAGAATGCTTTGACTAAGTACAAGGTTTTGGAATTCCAGCCTTTCGACCCTGTGTCCAAGAAGGTTACTGCTATTGTTGAATCTCCAGAAGGAGAAAGAATTGTTTGTGTTAAGGGTGCCCCATTGTTTGTTTTAAAGACCGTCGAAGATGACCACCCAATTCCTGAAGATATTCACGAAAACTACCAAAACACCGTTGCCGAATTTGCTTCCAGAGGTTTCAGATCTTTGGGTGTTGCTAGAAAGAGAGGTGAAGGACACTGGGAAATCTTGGGTATTATGCCATGTATGGATCCTCCAAGAGATGACACTGCTGCTACTGTTAACGAAGCTAGAAGTTTGGGTTTGAGAGTCAAGATGTTAACTGGTGATGCCGTTGGTATTGCTAAGGAAACTTGTAGACAATTGGGATTGGGTACCAACATTTACGATGCCGACAGATTGGGTCTTTCCGGTGGAGGTGACCTTGCTGGTTCTGAAATTGCTGACTTTGTTGAAAACGCTGACGGTTTCGCTGAAGTGTTCCCTCAACACAAGTACAATGCCGTTGAAATTTTACAATCTAGAGGTTACTTGGTTGCCATGACTGGTGATGGTGTTAACGATGCtccatctttgaagaaggcTGATACCGGTATTGCTGTCGAAGGTGCTACCGATGCTGCTAGATCTGCTGCTGATATTGTTTTCCTTGCCCCTGGTTTGTCTGCTATCATCGATGCTTTGAAGACCTCCAGACAAATTTTCCACAGAATGTACTCTTATGTTGTTTACCGTATTGCTTTGTCTTTGCACTTGGAAATtttcttgggtttgtggattgcTATCTTGAACGATTCTTTGGATATTAACTTGATTGTGTTTATTGCTATCTTTGCCGATGTGGCCACTTTGGCCATTGCTTATGACAATGCTCCTTACGACCCTAAACCTGTTAAGTGGAACACCCCAAGATTGTGGGGTATGTCCATCATCTTGGGAATCATTTTGGCTGTTGGTACTTGGATCACCTTGACCACCATGTTCATGAAGAAGAACGGGGAAATCCACGGTATTATCCAAAACTGGGGTGCCATTGACGGTATCTTGTTCTTGCAAATTTCCTTGACTGAAAACTGGTTGATTTTCATCACCAGAGCTCAAGGTCCATTCTGGTCCTCTGTTCCATCCTGGCAATTGTCTGGTGCTGTCTTAATTGTTGACATCATCGCTACTATGTTCACCTTGTTCGGTTGGTGGTCTCCAAGATGGACTGACATTGTTACTGTTGTCAGAACCTGGATCTGGTCTTTCGGTGTGTTCTGTGTCATGGGTGGTGCTTACTACTTGATGTCTGAATCCAGCGCCTTTGACGACTTCTGtaacagaagaaagacCAAGCCTACGCATGACTCTAGAGCTTTCGAAGATTTCTTAGTGTCCATGCAAAGAGTGTCTACTCAACACGAAAAGTCCACTTAA